One window of the Triticum dicoccoides isolate Atlit2015 ecotype Zavitan chromosome 3B, WEW_v2.0, whole genome shotgun sequence genome contains the following:
- the LOC119280888 gene encoding premnaspirodiene oxygenase-like, with amino-acid sequence MAAESPAYYSLLLPLLLVVVPALYLVGLFRSRRRSAGRQRFPPGPWALPVIGHLHHLAGSSVPPHHAMRDLARCHGPLMLLRFCQLPVLVASSPDAAREIMKTHDVAFASRPLSPTMQLFLRGSEGLVFAPYGDGWRQLRKICTLELLSNRRVHSFRRVRAEVLGRLLRSVASSASAAAAVNLTRGLASFVADSSVQAMIGRLRSDDRDTLFTLLREGFKIVPGMTLPDLFPSSRLAMLLSRVPARIEHRNKRMAAFMDSVIQQHRAKRSAARADGGEEHTEDLLDVLLRLQDDMDSQYPLTTDNIKLVIIDMISASSETTSTTLVWAMAELLRKPAAMRRAQDEVRRQLDGHRTVTEDGLTDLHYLRLVIKETLRLHPPVMLIRECGPRQQVLGFDVPHGAMVLVNAWAMGRDPAHWDSAEEFVPERFESCGTPDFKGVDFEFLPFGAGRRICPGVSFGLVHLELALAALLFHFDWKLPDGMVPEELDMTEEAGLTTRRRAELLVFAVPRVPLPTE; translated from the exons ATGGCTGCCGAGAGCCCAGCATACTACTCGCTCCTCCTGCCTCTCCTTCTGGTCGTAGTACCTGCGCTCTACCTGGTGGGGTTGTTCCGCAGCCGCAGGAGGTCGGCCGGCCGACAACGGTTTCCTCCGGGACCATGGGCGCTGCCGGTGATCGGCCACCTGCACCACCTCGCCGGCTCGTCGGTCCCGCCGCACCACGCCATGCGCGACCTAGCTCGGTGCCACGGCCCGCTCATGCTGCTCCGGTTCTGCCAGCTCCCCGTGCTGGTGGCCTCCTCCCCGGACGCGGCGCGGGAGATCATGAAGACCCATGACGTGGCCTTCGCGTCGCGGCCCCTCAGCCCGACCATGCAGCTCTTCCTGCGTGGCTCCGAGGGCCTCGTCTTCGCGCCCTACGGCGACGGCTGGCGGCAGCTCCGCAAGATCTGCACCCTCGAGCTCCTCAGCAACCGCCGCGTCCACTCCTTCCGCCGTGTCAGAGCGGAGGTGCTGGGACGCCTCCTCCGCTCCGTCGCgtcgtcggcgtcggcggcggcggcggtgaacttgacccgggggctggcgtcgttcgtcGCGGACTCCTCGGTGCAAGCCATGATCGGCCGCTTGAGGAGCGACGACCGTGACACTCTGTTCACGCTGCTGCGGGAGGGGTTCAAGATCGTGCCGGGGATGACCCTGCCGGACCTTTTCCCGTCGTCACGGCTCGCCATGCTCCTCAGCCGCGTGCCCGCCAGAATCGAGCACCGCAACAAACGCATGGCCGCCTTCATGGACTCCGTCATCCAGCAGCATCGGGCCAAGAGATCAGCCGCTCGCGCCGACGGCGGAGAGGAACACACGGAGGACTTGCTTGACGTGCTCTTGAGGCTCCAGGATGACATGGATTCCCAGTATCCCCTCACCACGGACAACATCAAATTGGTCATCATA GACATGATTAGTGCGAGCAGCGAGACCACGTCGACGACGCTGGTGTGGGCAATGGCggagctgctgcggaagccggcggccATGCGGAGGGCGCAGGACGAGGTTCGGCGGCAGCTCGACGGCCACCGCACGGTGACAGAGGATGGCCTGACGGACTTGCACTACCTGCGGCTAGTCATCAAGGAGACGCTCAGGCTGCACCCGCCGGTGATGCTGATCCGGGAGTGCGGCCCGCGGCAGCAGGTGCTCGGCTTCGACGTCCCACACGGCGCCATGGTGCTGGTGAACGCCTGGGCGATGGGCAGGGACCCGGCCCACTGGGACTCCGCCGAGGAGTTCGTCCCGGAGAGGTTCGAGAGCTGCGGCACGCCGGACTTCAAGGGGGTGGACTTCGAGTTCCTGCCGTTCGGCGCCGGCCGGAGGATATGCCCCGGCGTCTCGTTCGGCCTCGTGCACCTCGAGCTCGCGCTCGCGGCTCTGCTCTTCCATTTCGACTGGAAGCTGCCGGACGGGATGGTCCCCGAGGAGCTGGACATGACTGAGGAAGCCGGCCTCACCACGCGCCGGCGGGCCGAGCTACTGGTGTTCGCTGTCCCTCGTGTTCCTCTGCCCACAGAGTAG